The Corythoichthys intestinalis isolate RoL2023-P3 chromosome 2, ASM3026506v1, whole genome shotgun sequence DNA segment cttatagtccgaaaaatactgtacattcattcattcagtacTTACTAAAGAAGAAGATGAATTGGCTAGTTTGAGAGCTAACCCTCATTGAATAATATATGcacattttacattaaaattcaGTATTTTTATTCCTTACACTTTGTATAAACTACCAAGTATCCACACTCATTGACTTCACTATGAGTTGACGGGAAACAGGACGCAGGACCGCTCTGTAGGGggcttattttcaaaaacttaaaattcaaatattttcaaaaccaaagctgctagcgacctaaaaccaaaacaagcaccttccttaggcatatatgagcagtgacataaaaaaattcaaagtcgttccctaataaaattctgattaattattttttacataagtataacaaaacttaaaattgcgATAAAATTCTCATATttcatgctagatgcacaaaaatcatcaaatgcagagataatcatctatattttcaggatcaataacaatatttaacatatcagatAAGTTTTACCCAAAataggtttttttgttgttgtttttttggtgcAATTTTGACATTGACAAATTCCCAACTACTTTACTTTgcatttttgtacttttactaatattttagataaaagccAAAATAGATGTCAAGCAGCTTTGACTCTTACCAAACAACTTCCGCTACATAGCATTACAGAACCTGGGTAAATGGTTCGCATCTACCTGGCTGGCTGGGGAGCTACGCCCAGGACCTAGACAAGTGCGAGAGCACCTGAGCTGGGGAGACCTAAGAATGTCAACAAGGAAGGAGCATAGTGtgggagttgttttttttttttttccttattctatcacttttttcccttttccatcATATATGTCACTGTTACCGTATttgttggactataagtcgcaccagcccaaaaatgcgcaatgaaaaggaaaagaacatataagtcgcaccggagtataagtcacatttttggggggatttttcttttttttatagaatccagcaccaagaacagacatgtcatcttgaaaagcaatataaaatacaatagagaacaacaggctgaataggtgtacggtatgcttacattacatgacgctagaagttagatcgggcctaaaaaatccagcccgacccaaccGACccacgggtattaaagcccgacgcggcccgagtccgatcaattaacttgatttgcttgcccgagcccgaaaacccccaaaatgttatgttttatttgtaggcacgagtcCGAAAAAAatcgaaattttatgttttatttgtgaggactcaggagtaggaggaaatgcggggatgcgatgcagggatgcgatgcgtggttgcgttttgtgtgatcacgtttgtgacgataccggtgcatatatgcataatgataacaaattacagcctgtcttttgtaacgaattctcccagaCAAGattgtaagatggatattcaataaacatttacatcttttatatttgcatgtctgttctaacaggcagatagtggatttgacatttacttTTATCTCcttgagttggcagaaaaaaaacacaaattttctcaatgtttaaatagtctacatatttttatgatcattataaatgcatttacacaacaaaataacgctggaaaagtttgttatatatttctcgtatgagaccaaagcgccacattcgtttacattcagcgaagccgacacaggttccGTATCGTCAACAGtcattttgaatcctttccatatcccacccttaccgcagttgtttgcttttcaattcccctgtctttggtttgtttttcactcctatagctgctccatatcaaaaggaaataccaggatgctcgcggaggggaaaattgaaaagagagcggggccactgtgttcacgtgcgcaggcatgcacagcgccttctttgttttatccaaattatttattttatttaacatccatacattgttttagtataaatatatgaatatatatgtatttttaaaaaaagttggcgagagagaagtcggcccgacccgaccgtaaatcatcacgcataagtcgctccagagtataagatgcACCCTctaccaaactatgaaaaaaactgcgacttatagtccgaaaaatacagtatatttcgtATCATTTGTAACTGAAAATTAAATTTTCTCATTGTGGGATTTACAAAGTATGAAAAGGTTCATGGACGACTCAAAAGTGTAAGCATATGgactagaggtgggaacctcttggtacctcacgatacgtacgatttgcgatacaaagtttatgataatgatgatctcacgatatggcggtaCAACGATTAtccatacattggtcaggaaatcatcctgaaatattctacaaaacaactaataaagagAAAGACAAGCTTCTGCGGTGAAttgtaatgagtttatcacaagtagacatCCTGTCCAATCCAATCCAAAAGGATTGAGCGTCTATGGCCGCCAGCGGCAGCCAATGCCGGCcaacgaggtaattttggagcatttcaggtcattacctgttCATTtccagtcatttcctgttgattttggggcattttatggatcacttcatgttgattttgggttacagaacaggaagtgaccttgatatctcccaaataaataggcagtgactcaaactcaacaggaagtgacgtgtaaatgccctaaaatgaacggaaagtgacctgtaaatggcctgaaaatcGGAGTGACTGTGATTGCTCtgattttgaatgaacgaacatttaTTCGCCCCTCccggtctaaatggattgggcatcgagcgtcgccaatggcagccattgagttaacacagacacaattttagaggaagattttggttgcaactccttgtttcctttttttttttttgacacctttttaaaacgagatctcgattcttggcagaggCATATCGATTAccttttggaatacaaagtatcacgatatatcacaatttcaatattttttcacacccctaatattggACATTCCTTTCTTTAGTCTGACCTAAcaagcatttacattattaagagTTCAAACACATTTGTGGCAATAATTTAGTCAATTTCTAAGTATGTTATGGACTGCTTCAATAGTCTGCAAGGACTCAGTTTCGGGTAATAATTTCTAGGggaaaatattatttgaaattttCCTAATGGTGAACATTTTAGTTTATGAGTTCTGATATCAAGACTCAGCTAAGTTGTTTACAGGACCAATAAATGGAGGGAAAACATTTTGGTTCATTGAATCACATCAGTACTCATTTCAATGAAACATGGAGTGTAATATAAATTATGTCTTAATTGGCCCGCAAATATTGATGTTGGATCATGAAACTCCTGAAGGAGTATTTAGGTaaaatgaactatttagttAATGTCTCTATAAAGTCAATAACGCACAAAATGCAACACAATTTTAAGGCCTGTTCACTCACATACAGTTTCGAATTAGGTTTTGCTCTTTCTCATAGAAGCATACAGGAACGCAGCTCGTTAGAGACATTGTGTCCATTGTGACGTGACCTCAAAATGAACTGGATTTCTTTGTAAGAAGCCTTTTTGCAAGCAGAAGTAATTTTTGTTGGATAGCCCACTGTTTATTTGGCCCCTGGTCATGTCTGAGGAGCATCTTTTATCTGATACTGCTTTTATTCCTTTCATCGAACTCCATCCACCCTCCCACCCCCTTCAGGGGATTTGAATGGGACTTCCTTCCATACAGTACATTTGTTGACTTTATGAGGTTACCAGGGGGGATTATGACTAAATTCTGAAACTTTCCTAATTTTTTGTTGTGTCAGGAACCGTTGTAGTATTGAcacctacagtccctgacaaaagtcttgtcgcttatccattttgtagaaacaattgttaATAACCTGCcttttaaattattcaattggtttcagaaatggctcatatgaaagctaagaccctcccaaatgatgttgaatgtacaaaaatatatttgtttcactgaaaaaagattaatcatttaatgaagacataaaggtcaaattttggcaagacaaaagtgttGTCACTTATagtaagtagtgtgaaaattgaacaaaaaatgtacttcaaatacaaaaatatgttatataacataagcgaattaagtagtggtgctgtgagatccaaatttaatactatttatctctcagggtgcagacaattgaaaaaccgtgtggcatttgcaaaggcccacagcctgtcaaaaggatggatgctgaaaaagtggcaaaaggtgcatttttcagatgaatcttcctttgaattacaccacagtctgtgcaaatattgcaggagacctactggtctgcagatctgcagggtggaaggcaacataaatagtctgaaatatcaacaaatctttgcTGCCTCTtagattcctaaccataaaaagggacaaattctgcagcaggatggtggtcCATTGCAtatttcaatctctacctcaaagttcctcaaggcaaagaagatcaagatcctccaggactggccagcccagtcaccagacatgaacatcattgagcatgtctggggtaggatgaaagaggaagcatggaagacgaaacccaagaatgttgatgaactctgggaggcatgcaagactgctttctttgatattcctgatgacttcatcaataaattgtatgaatctttgtcgaaccacatggatgcagtccttcaagccgatggaagtcatacaaaacactaaatttggatctcacagcaccactacttaattcacttatgttatataacatttttttgtatttgaagtacatttttgttcaattttcacactactttctgtaggtgacaaaacttttttcttgccaaaatttgttgatatttcagactttttgtgttgccttccaccctgcagatctgcagaccagtaggtctcctgcaatatttgcactgactgtggtgtaattcaaaggaagattcatctgaaaaatccaccttttgccactttcccagcatccatccttttgacaggctgtgggtcttggcaaatgccacacggtttttcaattgtctgcaccctgagagataaatagtattaaatttggatctcacagcaccactacttaattcgcttatgttatataacatatttttgtatctgaagtacattttttgttcaattttcacactactttctgtaggcgacaaaacttttgtcttgctaaaatttgacctttatgtcttcattaaatgataaatcttttttcagtaatttcagcaattgtttctacaaaatggttaagcaacaagacttttgtcagggactgtacatagCTCCTATTCATGAATTGTTTAGTCATTAGTCTTTCTCAACACAAAACGTAGCCTTAACTGAACCTAGCTCCTCTTCATCCATTATTCTAATTGTTGGCGCTTGCCAGGTAACCAGGGTTGCCACATCAGAAAGACGGTCTGCAGCCCAATCACACTGAAAAACCCACACAGTTCAATACAAACGAGACCAAATTACAACTTTCAATCCAAGATAAGATAGCACAAATGTTATCAACACGCCCAATATTAGGCAGGAACCTGCTCAATCTAGCAACACTGATGGTAACCACTGTGTTCGTTGATGCATTTTAGGTCCCGCCTCTAATAGCGTGATTTGAAAAGATCATCGACACAAGCACAATCAAAGCTGCACAGCAAGATCAGCTATAGATCACATGAATATAGTATGACCTAAAACCTGTCACAAAAGGCACATAAAAATGGGAGTAGTCGACTCAAAACTTAATTAGCAATTGATAATTGGCACTTTATGGCTTCAATGGATGACACTTCTCCAATGACTTCAACGTGGGTAACTTGCCAAAATGCACCCTGTGGTGCCCAAGCAATTTTTTAGCCAACACGTGGCTTCGGCATGAGCATAGCAAGTTTGAAAGAATTAAGACTGCCCGACAGAACACATTTAGGATAATGTTCCATGATCCATGAAATATTGCGTGCATCACCCTACTTCAATCCCGCGTGACGGCCATACCATCATGGATTAAAACTAAGGCTCAAAGGATGGATGCATATACATCTCTAGAATATATCTACCAAATATCATTTCAATCTGTCCAAAAATAATGAAGGGGGACCAACTTTAGTTCGTGTTTTAAACAACAAGAAGAACAAAGTGAGGTATGTTTTGAGCCTGCTCACGGGCAGTCTAAAAACAGAAGTTACATTAAACtggagttcagaatttttgacataaggcttaatcttcgagttagcgaagGTTTAATCTgtctgtggagttgattttttttttatttttttttttaatccgtgcagtttgtcagttatctgTTAGTTTCAGGTCTCCGGAGAGGCTAAGCTAGCTCGAGTCAATAGTCCCATTTtagcatgtaaattaaaaataatactaacaagtaaattcaaaatgcagatccttgttccaaaaatccatgtggccaaaacaatgtcacaccaaactgctgtaattcattttattctgtaggactatttttttagatgcgtaatacgaccacaatagagaggagtgctttggccattcgtgctcatgctgcatttaAGGAAAACGGGAAGTCGAGCTTATCCCACTTGGATGGTAACAGttacgacctcaaagcgttccaagcgaatgtaaacagcaagatggctgatcgcgacaagtTGATTTTATATTTTGGCCATCTTTAGACATGTTGACCCCCAGCAAGcctgccttctcgtaagcgatcaactagtggagggggaaaaatgacGGCGAAGGTAGATAGGACACACTGTAACTtgccttctttagttttatCTATTGACTGTCTGCTTTTCAATGGGCTGTGCCATTTTGTggagtgacgtcagattgaagcaAATCGTGAAGCCAGGGTACTCACCCCAACCCCCCCGAACTTCGCAACCTaggcctcccagttgaaatggcgttccaatgatattattcgtggtcggaggttggaaaactacgacttcccaccttcctcgaatgcagcatcagtttaCCACAACCCCCCCGAACTTCGCAACCTaggcctcccagttgaaatggcgttccaatgatattattcgtggtcggaggttggaaaactacgacttcccaccttcctcgaatgcagcatcagtttaCCGAATCTTGACTGAAGAAAGGCAATATGGTGAaacgtgcatttagaggctttcgaaagagaagaaatgggcaaatgaaagtttacacaaattccctatgaagaacgaggaacaatataaactgtggttacttgctgctggctaggaCAGAAACAaaccattggaaaaaaaatatcactcctCTCTGCAGCCTGTTCCcgtcagagctgctggattacaaatgttgctgttcatactacaattattgacatgcaatggtaagttctaataactttatcctgaaaacatagtctacaatattgattgcatgggccatcggtgattctcatgcgtgcatatgttgttttttattggcatgctaagataggaccattgactcgtgctagcttagccactccggagccctgaaactaacaaataactgactgaccgactaattaaaacccctctaactTGAagcttaagcctaatgtaaaaaattctgaacttcccctttgactcattcactcccggccattttcaccggtgcaacccccttcgctcccggccgttttactggattttgactgattttgcaaggcccacagaaaattcttttctattgccatataacatggaacccactaaaagaaagattagactctcttgtttcagcaggaaaaaaaagttagttcatatctttttccattctttcgaaatcagcattagaaaatagcttagtttgagcaattttcccactgatgaaaaaaactgagaaattgagctttttgtaaaatcatacatttcaaacataacttcgactttaacacagctattttttgcttacatcccaaacatctgaataatgttctcCTTTTAcataataacataaacaacaagacaaataaagcttttgatagcaaagtaacaatttatttacacatagctaactgagagatgacgctgttgtgacagccggggtaaacttttccctcatcgctgcctgtctcataaatgattttttttgtgtgtttcttctgtggtgaccactgcctcgtggcagagTTCGCCTAGTGAACTTGTGTTCTTGGGGGggaaactggtttggccgtgtgcGTTTCCATGCgcgacactggagggtgcgggggacgcgagcggccgagTACGGCGGCGTGGGCTCTGCTCGGCAAGCAGcttggactcaacggcatcgtctgctgcactggtggtcccggtcgttctgctcggtcgtccagcgcctggcatcccgggcgtcctctcggttattctgctcggtcgtccgccgcctggcatcctggacgtccattcggtcaacttccgccggcgccccgactgtgcggcccggccgttcgttccgttgaattgggttgcaggtcttaccaaatgcgctactgccctccagtgaccagttttattgctttaaaatggattttcagcattgtgcttggagctaagttgaatcagaacccagagatgtctcttgtgaaaaaaaacgtaaaagacgtataaatatgtctttgggacactgaaacaattaaacatagaatgtatttatacatttttgggagcaaatgagttaagtaacAAAGGATATGTTGCcaatgcaaagaaaaaatatgtGTGAGTTCACTGTACAACTAATCTAAAATTGCTCATTTAGCCAAAACTCACACCAGTTTTCTACATTTTGTATCTGTCCAGACTGCGTGGAAATTGTTTCTTCTCTCCGATCTGTGAAAATCCTGAAGCGAGTGGGCAGTTCAAAGGGCGTGTGGCTCCGAGACCCCCGGTCATCCAAAGTGTACGTATTTAACGGGACAATGGGAGACACCATCTACCAATTCAAGTCTGTCAAGGAGTTTCTCTCTTCTGGGGTTTCTCTCGGTCATCCAATCAAGCTGCAATCTGACTGGAGTGGGGCTGGTGTCGCCGTTTACAATGGGTTTCTGTATTACATCCAGCAGGGAGAAGATATGCATGTTGTCAGATATGATCTCCTTCTTGGTGAGGTGACGGATGTAGCCATTCTCCCTGTGCAAAGCCTAGCTGCCGTTTACAGCCTCAACCCTGAGACGGTGGCAGACCTCACAGTGGACGATCAAGGCCTGTGGCTTCTTTACGCTGGCGATGAGGATGAACCCAACATCAACCTCGCAAAAATGGATCCCGTCTCACTGGATATCGAGCAGATCTGGGACACTCGCTGCCCGAGGGAAAATTCAGAGGCGGCCTTCATTGTCTGCGGCGTTGTCTATGTTGTCTACAACACTAGGCTGGCCAGTCGTTCCCGGATTCAGTGTGTTTTTGATGTTAATGACAAGGTGGTGAGTGAGGAAGCACCACTTTTCTATTTCCCCCGACGGTATGGCTCACATGCTAGTCTGAAGTATAACCCTGACGAGAAACAGATCTACAGCTGGGACGATGGCTATCAAATCCTTTACAGACTGAAAACTAAAAGGAAATTGCTGGTTTGAGAACTAATAATGATTATGATTTAATTTCTGGTCGCATTTTGTGAATGATCACTACCAGGCCTCCCAATTCGtcaatacagtccctgacaaaagtcttgtcgcgtatccattttgtagaaacaattgctaataacatgactttgaattattcaattggttacagaaatggctcatatgaaagctaagaccctcccaaatgatgttgaatgtacaaaaatatatttgtttcactgaaaaaagatttattgtttaatgaagacataaaggtcaaattttgccaAGACAAAAGttattgtcgcctacagaaagtagtgtgaaaattgaaaaaaaaaaaagtacttcaaatacaaaaatatgttacataacataagcgaattaagtagtggtgctgtgagatccaaatgtaatattttgtattaacttccatgggcttcggcaaagattcatacaatttattgattaagtcatcaggaacatcaaagaaagcagtcttgcatgccccccagagttcatcagcagtcttgggtttcgtcttccatgctt contains these protein-coding regions:
- the olfml3a gene encoding olfactomedin-like protein 3B gives rise to the protein MKPVFILLFSATWMQCGAQLYYQALMDYLENRLLAIEDHMHVWQEQARQYHVELQHLHKQSKKTMEGLNKTHSALSTDAEAAAVRMDRVERNMDLVESQMSPRACAKQADRVIEQGVWSQEESREDEEEDWQELSSSVTDCVEIVSSLRSVKILKRVGSSKGVWLRDPRSSKVYVFNGTMGDTIYQFKSVKEFLSSGVSLGHPIKLQSDWSGAGVAVYNGFLYYIQQGEDMHVVRYDLLLGEVTDVAILPVQSLAAVYSLNPETVADLTVDDQGLWLLYAGDEDEPNINLAKMDPVSLDIEQIWDTRCPRENSEAAFIVCGVVYVVYNTRLASRSRIQCVFDVNDKVVSEEAPLFYFPRRYGSHASLKYNPDEKQIYSWDDGYQILYRLKTKRKLLV